Proteins found in one Cyanobacteriota bacterium genomic segment:
- a CDS encoding sigma-70 family RNA polymerase sigma factor, which yields MSYSLPLSWSTAEVTKPQKPSSSLPPEALASHELVARCQAGLRPDRAAFTALINRYQNHVDRLLYHLAPDWQDRADLAQEIWIRVYRNIKRLQEPRKFQGWLSRIATNLFYDELRKRKRMTEPLSLDAPRTLDDGEIDWEIPSSTPSPDDDMATREFYDQLRLAIADLPPAFRTTIVLREIEGMAYEEIAEITGVSLGTVKSRIARARQRLQFQLQSYLDS from the coding sequence CAAACCTCAGAAACCATCATCAAGTCTGCCACCTGAGGCACTAGCCAGCCATGAACTGGTTGCTCGCTGTCAGGCAGGGTTACGACCCGATCGAGCAGCCTTTACAGCGCTGATCAATCGTTATCAGAACCATGTAGATCGGCTCTTGTATCACTTAGCTCCAGACTGGCAAGACCGTGCGGATCTAGCACAGGAAATTTGGATTCGTGTGTATCGCAACATTAAGCGCCTGCAAGAACCAAGAAAGTTTCAGGGCTGGCTCAGTCGCATTGCCACAAATCTGTTCTATGACGAATTGCGAAAGCGTAAACGCATGACTGAGCCATTGTCTCTAGATGCACCACGCACTCTAGATGACGGTGAGATTGATTGGGAAATTCCATCCTCAACGCCAAGCCCTGATGATGACATGGCGACTCGCGAGTTTTATGATCAACTCCGATTAGCGATCGCTGATCTTCCCCCTGCCTTCCGTACCACGATCGTACTGCGAGAGATTGAAGGCATGGCCTATGAAGAAATTGCTGAAATCACCGGAGTTTCTCTAGGAACTGTCAAATCTCGCATTGCTAGAGCACGGCAGCGCTTGCAATTCCAGTTGCAATCCTACTTGGATAGTTGA